The Pseudomonas nunensis genome includes the window TCGCCTGGTCACCGGCCTGAAAGCCGTGCAACGGGGTGGCGGCCACGTCGATTTCGTTGCTGTAGACCCACAAGTGGCCGTTTCGCAGGCGTCGGTCGGCGTTGGCTTTAAGGCGCAGGCTAGGCAGGGACATGACGTCGCTCCGGAAAAAAGAGCGGGAGTATAGCGTGTTGCGCAAGGCCCCGGCTCGGCAGATAGACCTGTGGCGAGGGAGCTTGCTCACGCTCGGCTGCGCAGCAGTCGTGATTTTGGGCCGGCTTCGCCGTCCAGCGGGAGCAAGCTCCCTCGCCACAGAAGGTCGCGCATCAGCCCCAGGAATGACTGGGCAATAGATGAAATTTTCGCCGATCTGCCGGCCACGGTGTCGGATCCAACTTCATAAGGGTTAGAATCGGCGCCTGTCCCAGAGTGTGTACTTATGTCCCAAGAGCTGACTTCCGAACAGATTCAACAGTCCCTGCAAGGCATCAGCGTGCCGGCCCAGCCGCAGATCATGGTGGATCTGCAGATGGAGCAGTACATGCCAGATCCGGACCTGGAAGTGATCGCGAAGCTGATTGCCCAGGACCCGGGCCTCTCCGGGGCATTGCTGAAGATCGTCAACTCGCCGTATTACGGCTTGAGTAACAAGATCGCCTCGATCCAGCGTGCGGTGAACCTGCTGGGCAGCCGTTCGATCATCAACCTGATCAACGCGCAGTCGATCAAAGGCGAGATGAACGACGACACCATCGTCACCCTGAACCGGTTCTGGGACACGGCCCAGGATGTGGCGATGACTTGCCTGACCCTGGCCAAGCGCATCGGCTCCCAGGCCGGCGACGAGGCGTATGCATTAGGTTTGTTCCACGATTGTGGCGTGCCGCTGATGCTCAAGCGCTTTCCCGATTACATGAAAACCCTGGAACAGGCCTACGCCAGCGCGAGTGCCGAATGCCGGGTCGTGGACACCGAGAACAAGGTCTACAACACCAATCACGCCGTGGTCGGTTACTACACCGCCAAGTCCTGGCGCCTGCCGGAACACATCAGCGCGGCCATCGCCAATCACCACAATGCGTTGGCGATCTTCACTGACGAGTCTTCGCGCAACAGTCAGCTGAAAAACCTGCTGTCGATCCTGAAAATGGCCGAGCACATTTGTGCGTCCTATCGGGTGCTGGGCAACCAGACCGAGGACCACGAGTGGAACAGCATCGGGCCTTTGGTGCTCGATTATGTCGGCCTCTCGGATTACGATTTCGAGACCCTCAAACAAACGATTCGTGACCTCGGCGCTCATCACTGAGTGCCCGGTATTTCCTGAGAACAGCATGCCTGAACTGCCAGAAGTCGAAACCACCCGCCGGGGCATCGCCCCGCACCTGGAAGGCCAACGGGTCAGCCGGGTCATCGTGCGTGAGCGGCGTCTGCGCTGGCCGATTCCCGAAGACCTGGACGTGCGTCTGTCCGGCCAGCGCATTGTGCTGGTGGAGCGTCGCGCCAAGTACCTGTTGATCAATGCCGAGGTCGGCACGTTGATCAGCCATTTGGGCATGTCGGGCAATTTGCGTCTGGTGGAAGTCGGCACGCCGGCGGCCAAGCATGAGCATGTGGACATCGAACTCGAGTCCGGTCTGGCGTTGCGTTACACCGATCCGAGACGGTTTGGTGCGATGCTCTGGAGCCTCGACCCGCTCAATCACGAATTGCTGCTTCGCCTGGGGCCGGAGCCGTTGACCGACCTGTTCGACGGCGAGCGCTTGTTCCAGCAATCCCGTGGGCGTTCCATGGCGGTCAAGCCGTTCATCATGGACAACGCGGTGGTGGTGGGTGTCGGCAATATCTATGCGACCGAAGCGCTGTTCGCCGCAGGCATCGACCCGCGCCGCGAGGCCAAGAGCATTTCCCGGGCGCGCTACCTGAAACTGGCGATCGAGATCAAACGCATCCTCGCCCATGCCATCGAGCGCGGCGGCACGACGTTGCGCGACTTTATCGGTGGCGACGGCCAGCCGGGCTATTTCCAGCAGGAATTGTTCGTCTACGGCCGGGGCAGCGAGCCGTGCAAAGTCTGCGGCACGGAGTTGCGCAGTGTGACCCTGGGCCAGCGCGCCAGCGTCTTTTGCCCGCGCTGCCAGAGCTGAGACGTCCGACGGTCTATAGTCAGTGTTCTCACTGCCTAGCCGAAGGACCGTGCCATGAATTCGTTTCGAACCTTTGCCGTTGTCATGCTGCTGAGCGTTGCTGTGCCGACGCTGGCGGCTGAAAACGGCAGCGGCAACCCGCGTTACACCATTCAGAACCCACCGGCCTACGCCATGATCGGCGATTTGCTGATTGCCCGACCTTTGCTGGTGGCGGCAACGGTGATCGGTGCGGGGGTGTTTGTGGTGTCGTTGCCGTTTACCGCACTGGGTGGCGGCGTGGGCGATGCGGGGCAGGCGTTGGTGGTCGATCCGGCGAAAGCCGCGTTTGTGCGGTGCCTGGGGTGTATCGGGGAAGGGTTTGAGCAGCGGGAGTGAAGGCAGTTAGATTTCAGGTGTGGCGGATGGCCTCATCGCGAGCAAGCTCGCTCCCACATGGGATCTGCTGTGTTCACACACTCTGATTAACAACCCAGATCAAATGTGGGAGCGGGTTTGCTCGCGAAGAGGCCCGCAAACACGCCGCAAAACCATCAGGCTCAAACCTTACCGGTAATGATCCGGTACTTCTCCATCAACTGTTCTTCAGTCTCCGGATGCGCCTCGTCCAGTGGAATGCAATCCACCGGGCAGACTTGCTGGCACTGCGGCTCGTCGTAGTGGCCGACACACTGGGTGCACAGGTTCGGGTCGATCACGTAGATCTCTTCGCCTTGGGAAATGGCGGCGTTCGGGCACTCGGGTTCGCAGACGTCGCAGTTGATGCAATCGTCGGTGATGATCAGGGACATGCTAACTCCAGCCGGGGCGGCAGGCCCGGGCGCAATAAACCAATGCGCGCAATTGTGCCGCATTGGCGCCCGCAGTGCACGCGGGCGCCGCTTGAGCGGTCGTTACTTCTTGAAGCGTTCGGTGAGGGCGTCCGCCACCGCAGGGTGGACAAACTTGGTGATATCGCCGCCCAGGGCTGCGATTTCACGGACCAGCGTCGAGGAAATGAACGAATAACGCTCGGACGGGGTAAGAAACAGGCTTTCCACATCCGGCGCCAACTGGCGGTTCATGTTGGCCAGCTGGAATTCGTATTCGAAGTCCGACACTGCGCGCAAACCACGCAGGAACACGTTGGCATTCTTCTCTTTGGCGAAGTGCGCGAGCAGCGTCGAGAA containing:
- a CDS encoding HDOD domain-containing protein; the encoded protein is MPAQPQIMVDLQMEQYMPDPDLEVIAKLIAQDPGLSGALLKIVNSPYYGLSNKIASIQRAVNLLGSRSIINLINAQSIKGEMNDDTIVTLNRFWDTAQDVAMTCLTLAKRIGSQAGDEAYALGLFHDCGVPLMLKRFPDYMKTLEQAYASASAECRVVDTENKVYNTNHAVVGYYTAKSWRLPEHISAAIANHHNALAIFTDESSRNSQLKNLLSILKMAEHICASYRVLGNQTEDHEWNSIGPLVLDYVGLSDYDFETLKQTIRDLGAHH
- the mutM gene encoding bifunctional DNA-formamidopyrimidine glycosylase/DNA-(apurinic or apyrimidinic site) lyase, producing the protein MPELPEVETTRRGIAPHLEGQRVSRVIVRERRLRWPIPEDLDVRLSGQRIVLVERRAKYLLINAEVGTLISHLGMSGNLRLVEVGTPAAKHEHVDIELESGLALRYTDPRRFGAMLWSLDPLNHELLLRLGPEPLTDLFDGERLFQQSRGRSMAVKPFIMDNAVVVGVGNIYATEALFAAGIDPRREAKSISRARYLKLAIEIKRILAHAIERGGTTLRDFIGGDGQPGYFQQELFVYGRGSEPCKVCGTELRSVTLGQRASVFCPRCQS
- a CDS encoding YfhL family 4Fe-4S dicluster ferredoxin, coding for MSLIITDDCINCDVCEPECPNAAISQGEEIYVIDPNLCTQCVGHYDEPQCQQVCPVDCIPLDEAHPETEEQLMEKYRIITGKV
- the coaD gene encoding pantetheine-phosphate adenylyltransferase is translated as MNRVLYPGTFDPITKGHGDLVERAARLFDHVIIAVAASPKKNPLFPLEQRVELAREVTKHLPNVEVVGFSTLLAHFAKEKNANVFLRGLRAVSDFEYEFQLANMNRQLAPDVESLFLTPSERYSFISSTLVREIAALGGDITKFVHPAVADALTERFKK